In Microcaecilia unicolor chromosome 1, aMicUni1.1, whole genome shotgun sequence, the following are encoded in one genomic region:
- the LOC115461304 gene encoding olfactory receptor 13A1-like: MEGKNQNTSIEFYMMAFDSHPELKPLFFTLFVIIYIAALLGNIVITTIIIIDSRLHTPMYFFLVNLSILDICCTTAAIPKILQIIWSKDKTFSYSGCISQLFIFTSALSTELMLLTVMAYDRFVAICHPLHYSTIMSRKTCTILAAAIWLLGAINSMVHTSLILRLKFCQRNIIHHFFCEIPPVLKAACSDTYINNVVIIMADVILGMVCFILIVTSYTYIILTILKIRSADKKKKAFSTCASHLTVVSLFYGSSIYTYIRPAFSSDSETDKVMSAVYVIISPVLNPIIYSLRNKDVINALKKLLNVNVSS; this comes from the coding sequence ATGGAAGGAAAGAACCAGAATACATCTATAGAATTCTACATGATGGCATTTGACAGTCACCCAGAACTCAAACCCTTATTCTTCACACTCTTCGTTATTATCTACATAGCTGCTTTGCTGGGCAACATTGTGATAACTACAATCATTATCATTGACTCTCGTCTTCATACTCCCATGTACTTCTTTCTTGTGAACCTGTCCATCTTAGACATCTGTTGCACAACAGCTGCTATTCCTAAGATATTACAGATCATCTGGTCAAAGGACAAAACTTTCTCCTACTCTGGTTGCATATCTCAGCTATTTATCTTCACCTCTGCCTTGAGTACGGAGCTCATGCTCTTGACAGTGATGGCATATGATCGGTTTGTTGCAATATGCCACCCGCTGCACTATAGTACCATTATGAGCAGGAAGACTTGTACTATTCTGGCTGCAGCCATCTGGCTTCTTGGGGCCATAAACTCAATGGTGCACACTAGCTTAATTCTAAGGTTAAAATTCTGCCAACGAAATATAATTCACCACTTCTTCTGTGAAATTCCCCCAGTGTTAAAGGCAGCCTGCTCAGATACTTACATCAATAATGTGGTAATAATAATGGCAGATGTTATATTGGGTATGGTTTGTTTCATTTTAATTGTCACATCTTACACATATATTATCTTAACTATACTAAAAATCCGTTCtgcagacaaaaagaaaaaagccttttCTACCTGTGCATCACACCTCACCGTTGTGTCATTATTCTATGGAAGTTCTATCTACACCTACATTCGACCTGCGTTCAGCAGTGACTCAGAGACTGACAAAGTAATGTCTGCAGTTTATGTCATTATTTCCCCTGTGCTGAACCCCATTATTTACAGTTTAAGAAACAAGGACGTTATCAATGCCCTCAAAAAACTGTTGAATGTAAATGTATCCTCATAG